Proteins from one Limanda limanda chromosome 4, fLimLim1.1, whole genome shotgun sequence genomic window:
- the sp7 gene encoding transcription factor Sp7 isoform X2, with protein MAASILEEDARYGSSPLAMLTATCNKFGSTSPIRDSATPSKSGSATPVKKHYMMTSDLQTVKNGRTADGSGLADSYTGSFTTAGGGGGGGGMLTPTGSPPPSAGGYTTEYNPFSHSFQTSVSQDPSLLVSKAHATADCLTSVYTSLDMSHPYGSWYKAGIHPGITANPSNATSSWWDVHPNSNWLSATQPQADGGLQASLQPVAPQASLSPQISSYGTDFTQLNPAPYPSVGLGSSSHLLQPSQHMLSQDMYKPKPVQSSGMMESPMGLKPARGSGGYSGGAPTRSSCDCPNCQELERLGASAASLRKKPVHSCHIPGCGKVYGKASHLKAHLRWHTGERPFVCNWLFCGKRFTRSDELERHVRTHTREKKFTCLLCNKRFTRSDHLSKHQKTHADSAMQGKAGAGEGEADPRGEETAELNASAVPNNPGAEQITNGEEKTGTPNGVENSSGLLEI; from the exons ATGGCCGCATCTATTCTGGAG gaAGACGCACGCTATGGCTCCAGTCCTCTGGCTATGTTAACTGCTACCTGTAACAAGTTCGGCAGCACCAGCCCCATCAGGGATTCAGCGACACCTAGTAAGAGCGGCAGCGCGACTCCAGTAAAGAAGCACTAcatgatgacctctgaccttcagaCAGTGAAGAATGGCCGGACCGCAGACGGCAGTGGCCTGGCGGACTCCTACACTGGCTCCTTCACCAcagctggaggagggggaggaggtggtgggatGCTTACACCCACTGGAAGCCCCCCTCCTTCAGCCGGAGGCTACACTACAGAGTATAACCCTTTCTCCCACTCCTTCCAGacctccgtctcccaggacccGTCTCTTTTAGTGTCCAAGGCCCACGCTACGGCCGATTGCCTCACCAGTGTCTACACCTCACTGGATATGTCACACCCCTATGGCTCTTGGTATAAGGCCGGTATCCACCCTGGCATCACTGCTAACCCATCTAATGCCACATCCTCCTGGTGGGACGTCCATCCGAACTCCAACTGGCTGTCAGCCACGCAGCCCCAGGCGGACGGAGGCCTCCAGGCCTCCCTGCAGCCTGTAGCACCACAAGCGTCCCTCAGCCCCCAGATCTCCAGTTACGGCACCGACTTTACGCAACTCAACCCGGCACCTTACCCCTCTGTGGGCCTGGgatcctcctctcacctcctacAGCCTTCCCAGCACATGCTGTCCCAGGACATGTACAAGCCCAAGCCTGTGCAAAGCTCAGGGATGATGGAGAGTCCCATGGGCCTAAAGCCTGCCAGGGGATCAGGGGGCTACAGTGGCGGGGCGCCCACTAGGTCCTCATGTGACTGCCCTAACTGccaggagctggagaggctgGGAGCGTCTGCTGCGTCCCTGAGGAAGAAGCCGGTCCACAGCTGCCACATCCCGGGCTGTGGGAAGGTCTACGGCAAGGCCTCCCACCTCAAAGCCCACCTGCGCTGGCACACCGGCGAGCGACCCTTTGTTTGCAACTGGCTGTTCTGCGGGAAGCGTTTCACCCGCTCAGACGAACTGGAGAGGCACGTGCGCACCCACACACGGGAGAAGAAGTTCACCTGTCTACTGTGCAACAAGCGTTTCACACGCAGCGACCACCTCTCCAAGCACCAGAAGACCCACGCTGATTCTGCCATGCAGGGGAAAGCTGGAGCTGGGGAGGGAGAGGCGGATCCTCGGGGTGAGGAGACCGCAGAGCTCAACGCCAGCGCTGTACCCAACAATCCTGGTGCTGAGCAAATCACCAACGGAGAGGAGAAGACTGGCACACCGAACGGAGTGGAGAACAGCAGCGGACTGTTGGAGATCTGA
- the sp7 gene encoding transcription factor Sp7 isoform X1 codes for MAASILEVGNVIEDARYGSSPLAMLTATCNKFGSTSPIRDSATPSKSGSATPVKKHYMMTSDLQTVKNGRTADGSGLADSYTGSFTTAGGGGGGGGMLTPTGSPPPSAGGYTTEYNPFSHSFQTSVSQDPSLLVSKAHATADCLTSVYTSLDMSHPYGSWYKAGIHPGITANPSNATSSWWDVHPNSNWLSATQPQADGGLQASLQPVAPQASLSPQISSYGTDFTQLNPAPYPSVGLGSSSHLLQPSQHMLSQDMYKPKPVQSSGMMESPMGLKPARGSGGYSGGAPTRSSCDCPNCQELERLGASAASLRKKPVHSCHIPGCGKVYGKASHLKAHLRWHTGERPFVCNWLFCGKRFTRSDELERHVRTHTREKKFTCLLCNKRFTRSDHLSKHQKTHADSAMQGKAGAGEGEADPRGEETAELNASAVPNNPGAEQITNGEEKTGTPNGVENSSGLLEI; via the exons ATGGCCGCATCTATTCTGGAGGTAGGGAATGTAATT gaAGACGCACGCTATGGCTCCAGTCCTCTGGCTATGTTAACTGCTACCTGTAACAAGTTCGGCAGCACCAGCCCCATCAGGGATTCAGCGACACCTAGTAAGAGCGGCAGCGCGACTCCAGTAAAGAAGCACTAcatgatgacctctgaccttcagaCAGTGAAGAATGGCCGGACCGCAGACGGCAGTGGCCTGGCGGACTCCTACACTGGCTCCTTCACCAcagctggaggagggggaggaggtggtgggatGCTTACACCCACTGGAAGCCCCCCTCCTTCAGCCGGAGGCTACACTACAGAGTATAACCCTTTCTCCCACTCCTTCCAGacctccgtctcccaggacccGTCTCTTTTAGTGTCCAAGGCCCACGCTACGGCCGATTGCCTCACCAGTGTCTACACCTCACTGGATATGTCACACCCCTATGGCTCTTGGTATAAGGCCGGTATCCACCCTGGCATCACTGCTAACCCATCTAATGCCACATCCTCCTGGTGGGACGTCCATCCGAACTCCAACTGGCTGTCAGCCACGCAGCCCCAGGCGGACGGAGGCCTCCAGGCCTCCCTGCAGCCTGTAGCACCACAAGCGTCCCTCAGCCCCCAGATCTCCAGTTACGGCACCGACTTTACGCAACTCAACCCGGCACCTTACCCCTCTGTGGGCCTGGgatcctcctctcacctcctacAGCCTTCCCAGCACATGCTGTCCCAGGACATGTACAAGCCCAAGCCTGTGCAAAGCTCAGGGATGATGGAGAGTCCCATGGGCCTAAAGCCTGCCAGGGGATCAGGGGGCTACAGTGGCGGGGCGCCCACTAGGTCCTCATGTGACTGCCCTAACTGccaggagctggagaggctgGGAGCGTCTGCTGCGTCCCTGAGGAAGAAGCCGGTCCACAGCTGCCACATCCCGGGCTGTGGGAAGGTCTACGGCAAGGCCTCCCACCTCAAAGCCCACCTGCGCTGGCACACCGGCGAGCGACCCTTTGTTTGCAACTGGCTGTTCTGCGGGAAGCGTTTCACCCGCTCAGACGAACTGGAGAGGCACGTGCGCACCCACACACGGGAGAAGAAGTTCACCTGTCTACTGTGCAACAAGCGTTTCACACGCAGCGACCACCTCTCCAAGCACCAGAAGACCCACGCTGATTCTGCCATGCAGGGGAAAGCTGGAGCTGGGGAGGGAGAGGCGGATCCTCGGGGTGAGGAGACCGCAGAGCTCAACGCCAGCGCTGTACCCAACAATCCTGGTGCTGAGCAAATCACCAACGGAGAGGAGAAGACTGGCACACCGAACGGAGTGGAGAACAGCAGCGGACTGTTGGAGATCTGA